In the Halorubrum ruber genome, TGAAGATCACGCGACAGCACCTCGCCAAGCACTTCTCCGTCGACGAGGGCGACGTGATCATCGACGGCTCCGTCAACGAGGCCGTCTGGGAGAACGGGCGTCAGAACCCGCCCAGCACGGTGCGGGTCCGCGCGGCTCGGTTCGTCGAGGACGGCGAGCCGGTCGTCGAGGCCGAGCACGCAGAGTAACGTGTTACGGGCGACCTTCACCGGCTCGTCGTACGTGGGCGTGTTCGCCCGCGCCGTCGGCGATATCCTGTTAGTCCGGCCGGACGTCGACGAGGAACTCGCCGAGGACCTCGGCGCGGAACTCGGCGCGGAGCCGCTGCCGACGACGGTCGGGCGGTCCAACACGGTCGGCGCGCTCGCGACGGGCAACGAGCACGGCGTGCTCGTCTCCTCGCGCGCGACCGAGCGCGAGAAGGATCGAATCGCCGACGCAGCCGGCGCCCCGGTCCGCGAGCTCCCGGGCGAGATCAACGCCGCCGGCAACGTCGTCCTCGCAAACGACTACGGCGCGTACGTCCACCCGGACCTCTCGCGCGAGGCGATTCAGACGATCAAAGAGGCCCTCGACGTCCCCGTGACCCGGGGCGACCTCGGTGACGTCAGAACGGTGGGCACGGCGGCGGTCGCCAACAACACAGGAGTGCTCTGTCACCCGCAGTCGACAGAGTCGGAGCTTCAGGCGGTCGAGGAGGCGCTCGACGTCCGCGCCGACCTCGGCACCGTCAACTACGGCGCGCCGCTCGTCGGCTCCGGCCTCGTCGCCACCGACGAGGGGTACGTCGTCGGCGAGGACACGACCGGCCCGGAGCTCGGCCGGATCGAGGAGACGCTCGGCTTCATCGACTGAGCCGCTCCCCCGTCCTTCTCCCCTCGGTTCGTATCGCACTCACACATTTACAAGCCGCAGCGGAGTTGGGGACGGTATGCCCGCTATCGAGTGTCGAAACCTCTCCAAGTACTACGGCGACGTCCGGGGGATCGAGGACGTCTCCTTCGCCGTCGAGGACGGCGAGGTGTTCGGCTTCCTCGGCCCGAATGGGGCGGGGAAGACCACAGCGATCCGCACCCTCTTAGGCTTCCTCTCGCCGACGAGCGGCGGCGCGACGCTGCTCGGCCGCGACGCGACGGACCAAGTCGAGTCCCGCCGCGCTCGCGAGCGGATCGGGTACCTCCCCGGCGACCCCGGACTCGACCGCGACCGCACCGCGAAGGCCTTCCTCGACCACCAGGCGGCGCTCCGCGGCGAGTCGAGCCGCGACGAGCTCGTCGACCGGTTCGGCCTCGACGAGTCGCGGCGGATCGCCGACCTCTCGCGGGGGAACCGGCAGAAGGTGGCGCTGGTGGCCGCGTTCATGCACGACCCGGACCTGCTGCTGCTCGACGAGCCGACCTCCGGGCTCGACCCGCTGTTACAGGAGGAGTTCGCCGCGCTTGTGCGGGAGCGCGTCGACGACGGGGCGAGCGTCCTCCTCTCGTCGCACGTCCTCGGCGAGGTAGCCGCGCTCTGCGACCGCGTGGGCGTTCTCCGAGAGGGGCACCTCGTCGCGGTCGAGTCCGTCTCGGACCTCCGGTCGCGCGGCGGGAAGCAGGTCCGCGTCCGCGTCGCGGAGGAGGTCGACCGCGCCGACTTCGAGGTCCGCGGAATCTTGAACCTCCGCGTCGGCGAGACCGTCTCGTTTACGTGGACGGGGGAGTACGACGCGCTGATCGACCTGCTCTCCGGCTACACCGTGCTCGACCTCGATGTCGTCGACGCGCCGCTCGAAGAGGCGTTCATGACGTTCTACGACGGCGACGTGCCGGGCCCGACGGGGAGCGGGAGCGGCGGGACTTCAGGTCCCGACGCGGCGGGAAGTGGGGCGGCTGACTCCGGAGGTGAGGGCCGATGAGCGAGCGCCGGACGCCGTGGCTCGCCATCGCCCGGTACGCCGCCGCCGGTCGCGCTCGCGGCTCGCTCGTTGTGACGGGGCTGCTCTCCGCGTTCCTGTTGCTCTTCTTAGCCTTCTTCCCCTCGTTGTCGACCGCTGGGATCGACCTCGACGCGTACGTCGAGGCGTTCCCGCCCGCGTTCCAAGAGGCGTTCGGGATCATCGCCATCTCCTCTATCGAGGGATTCCTCGCGGTGGAGTTCTACCAGTTCGCGTGGCTGCTCTTGGTCGGCCTCTATCTCGCGTACCTCGCCGGGGGGACGATCGCCGGCGACGTGGCCTCCGGTCGGATGGACCTCACGCTGTCGGCGCCGGTCGCGCGCCGCGACGTGGTGATCGGGCGGTTCCTCGGGCTGGTCCCGCTCGTCGTCCTGTTGAACGTCGTGCTCCCTGTCGTCGCCTACGTCGGCGTCCTCGCGGTGGGAGAGACGATCGCGGTCGAGCGGCTCGTCGCGGTCCACGCCTTAGCGGTGCCGTACCACCTGACCTGCGTCGCGGTCGGGATCGCCGTGTCGACGCTCGTCTCGCGCCCGGGGATCGCCCAGCGGGTCGCGCTCGGCGCGCTGTTCGCGCTGTTCATGTTCGAGTCCGTCGTCGCGAGCACCGACTACGCCGAGGCGGGCGATCTCAGCCCGACGGCGCACTACGACCCCTCCGCGGTCCTCGTGCTTGGCGAGTACGACCTGACGGGCGCGGCGGTCCTGCTCGCGGCGACGACCGTCCTCGTCGCCCTCGCCGTCGTTCGGTTCCGCCGCGCGGACCTCTCGGGGTGAAACGCCGCGCTCCGAGACCGCTCCGCCGTCGTTCGAGGCCGATTCGTTTCGCCTCCGGCCGCCTCGCCGCCTGTCCTTTTTTAGGAAGATACTTCCCTGTCCCTGCCGGATCGGGAGACATGAGTACCTACACGGTGAGTGGACGGTTCCAGAGCCGAGACGGCGACCAGCCGTTCACGAAGGACGTTGAGGCGGAAAACGAGGATCTCGCCCGCGAGCGGATCTACACCACGGTCGGGAGCCAGCACAACCGCAAGCGCACCCAGATCGACATCGAGGAGGTGTCCGAGGAATGATGGGCGGCGGGCAACAGCAGCTCCAGCAGCTCTCGCAGGAACTGCAGGAACTCGACGAGGAGATCGAGGCCCTCGAAGCCGAGATCGCGGACTACCGCGAGGAGAAGGCCGACATCGACGACGCGGTCGAGGCCATCGAGACGCTCGACACGGGCGCGACCGTTCAGGTCCCGCTCGGCGGCGGCGCCTACCTCCGCGCGGAGGTCCAGGACATCGACGAGGTCATCGTCTCGCTCGGCGGCAACTACTCCGCGGAGCAGGAGCAGGACGACGCCATCGACGTCCTCCGGCGCAAGCAGGAGGCGCTCGACGACCGCATCGCGGAGACGGAGGAAGAGGTCGAGGAGCTGGAGTCCGAGAGCGACGAGCTCGAACAGCAGGCCCAGCAGATGCAACAGCAGATGCAGCAACAGCAGATGCAGCAGATGCAGCAGGCCGAGGAAGACGACGGGGAGTAAGACGAGGACTCGACCGTGTTCGACGGACTGAAAGACAAGCTCTCCGGCTTCCGCGAGGACGTCGAGGAGTCGACCGAGGTCGAGGAGGAGGCGGCGCCCGACGACGAGGCGGCCGCCGAGAGCGACGCGGGCGACTCCGCTGCCGAAGCCGTCGGTGACGACGCCGCCGCGGCCGAGACCGCCTCCGACGAGCCGACCGCGGACGGCGACTCGTCGTCTGACGACGACGAGCCGAGCACCTTCCAGCGCGCGAAGGCGTTCGCGACCGGCCGGATCATCATCGAGGAAGAGGACCTCGAGGAGCCGCTGTGGAACCTCGAGATGGCCCTCCTCGAGAGCGACGTGGAGATGAGCGTCGCCGAGCAGATCCTCGACAGCGTCCGCGAGAGCATGCTCGGCGAGTCCCGCAAGCAGGTCGAGACGACCGGCGAGCTCGTCGAGTCGGCGCTTCACGACGCGCTACTCGACGTTATCGCCGTCGGCCAGTTCGACTTCGAACAGCGGATCGCCGAGGCCGACAAGCCGGTCACCATCGTCTTCACGGGCGTCAACGGCGTCGGGAAGACGACGAGCATCGCGAAGCTCTCCGAGTGGCTCGCCGACCGCGGCTACTCCACCGTCCTCGCGAACGGCGACACCTACCGCGCGGGCGCCAACGAGCAGATCCGCGAGCACGCCGACCGGCTCGGGCGCGACCTGATCAGCCACGACCAGGGCGGCGACCCGGCGGCCGTCATCTACGACGGCGTCGAGTACGCGGAGGCGAACGACATCGACGTCGTCCTCGGCGACACGGCGGGCCGGCTTCACACGAGCGACGATCTGATGGCCCAGTTAGAGAAGATCGACCGCGTCGTCGACCCGGACATGACGCTGTTCGTCGACGAGGCGGTCGCGGGCCAGGACGCGGTCAACCGCGCGAAGGAGTTCGACGACGCCGCCGCGATCGACGGCGCGATCCTGACGAAGGCGGACGCCGACTCCTCCGGCGGCGCCGCTATCTCCGTCGCGTACGTCACCGGGAAGCCCATCCTCTTCCTCGGCACCGGACAGGGGTACGACGACATCACGCTGTTCGACCCCGAGGACCTCGTCGAGAGCCTGCTCGACGAGGAGTGAGCACGAGCGCACCGCTCTTCCTCTCTCGCCGTTTCGCCTTTCCCGCGAGCGGCGCGACCCCCGGCTCGCCGCGCGTCCGGCGGTTCAGCCGCCGTCCGAGCGTCCCTCCGTCGTCGCGCGCGCAGTGCGGCCGCGAACTCGCCCTCGACCGCGTACGGCCCGTCGGTGACGCGGTGCGGTAGTTCCCGCTCGGGTCTCGCTGATCGCCTTCGCACGCCCCGCTCCGATCGCGTTCCGATCCGAACCGCGATAAAGAGCTTTCTCACGCTTTTTTATTAATGGTAGTGCCGATGAGTATAGTGGTTAATTATTTATGTTACTCAGGGGCCGGTTAGTTTGAGGCGAAAGTAATGACTGACAGCGATAACCACGGGGACGGCTCGACGCACAGCCTAGAGACAACCGCGTCCGATCGCGGCTCGCAGCGCCGCGATATTTTAAAGGTGGGGGCCGGAGCGGTAGGGATCGCCGGACTCGCGGGGTGTCTCACCGACGACGGTTCGAACGGTTCGGACGGGTCAGATGGGTCGGACGGCTCGGACGGTTCCGACGGCTCGGACGGCTCGGACGGCTCCGACGGCGGCAGCGACACGACGAACGTCGCTATCGTCTCCAGCCCGGCGGGGTTCGGCGATCAGGCGTTCAACGACCTCGCGCTCGACGGGCTCCAGAACGCGGCCGAGGAGTACGACATCGAGATCCAGCAGGTCGAAGAGACCAACCAGTCGAACTACCAGACGGTCCAGTCGCAGCTCGCCGAGAGCGGCGACCCCGACTACGACCTCATCGTTCTGGTCAGCTACAACCACACGCAGGCGCTCCAGACGAACGCCGAGGAGTACCCGGACCAGAACTGGATGCTGATCAACGCGTCGGTCGACCAGCCCAACGTGGCGGGCTACACCTGGGCGAACCACGAGATGTCCTTCCAGGCGGGCGTGTTGGCGGGGACGATGACCACGCGCGAGCTCTCCCACGAGGGCAACTCGCTCGACCCCGACGAGAGCGTCGTCGGGTTCGTCGGCGGCGTCGACGGCTCGCTCATCAACGCGTTCGAGCGGGCCTACCGCGCCGGCGTGGAGTGGATCGACGAGGAGATCGAGGTCAACGTCGGCTACATCGGGAACTACACCGACACACAGACCGCGAACAACATCGCCACCTCGCAGTACGACGCGGGCGCCGACATCGTGTATCACGCCGCCGCGGCGGCCGGTCAGGGCGTGTTTCAGGCCGCACAGGAGGCCGACCGGTTCGCAATCGGTGTCGACGCCGACCAGTCCGTGACCCTCCCCGACTACCAAGACGTCATCATGGCGTCGGCGGTGAAGTACATCAACGAGGGGACCTACGAGGTCGCCGAAGCGGTCGTCGAGGACGACTGGTCCAGTGTTCAGGGGTCGAACGTCCTCGGCCTCGAGTCCGGGGGCGTCGAGGTCGTGTTCGGGCAGGCCATCGGCGACAGCCTCCCGGACGTCGCGGCCGAGAACCTCGAGGAGAGCAGGCAGGCGATCATCGACGGGGAGGTCACGGTCCCCTGTAGCGCCGGCGGTTGCTGACAGCGGGCGGTGCCCGCGAGTATTTTTCCACTATGCCAGAATCCACAGACAACGCGCCCGCCGTCGAACTCACGGACATCACGAAACGGTTCGGCGACGTCGTCGCGAACGACGGCGTCGACTTCTCCCTGCGGAGGGGGTCCGTTCACGCCGTGGTCGGCGAAAACGGCGCCGGGAAGACGACCCTGATGAAGGTGTTGTACGGGCTCTACGACCCCGACGAGGGGACGGTGACCGTCGACGGTGAACCGCGGACGTTCGAGTCGCCGCGCGACGCGATCGACGCAGGGGTCGGGATGATCCACCAGCACTTCCAACTGGTGGACACCATGACGGTCCTCCAGAACATCGTCTTAGGCCATGAGCCGTCGAAAAACGGACTTGTCGACGATCGCGAGGCTCGCGAGCGCGTCCGGGAGATCTGCGACGCCTACGGGTTCTCCGTCGACGAACACCTCGACGCGGACGTCGAGGACCTCGGCCTCGGCGTCCAGCAACACGTCGAGATCGTAAAGAGCCTCTACCGGGGCGCCGAGACGCTCATCTTCGACGAGCCGACGGCGGTGTTGACTCCACAGGAGGTCGAGGGCCTGTTCGACGTCATGGACGCGCTCACCGACGACGGGCGGTCGCTCGTCTTCATCACGCACAAGCTCGACGAGGCGATGACGGCGGCCGACGAGATAACGGTCCTCAGGGACGGCAGCGCGGTCGGCACGGTCGACGCCGACGAAACGTCGCGGAACGAGCTCGCCCGGATGATGGTGGGTCGGGAAGTGCTCTTCGACGCCGAGCCCCGGGAGCGGTCCCCCGGTGACGTCGCGCTCTCCGTCGACGGCGTCTGCGCGGACGACGAGCGGGGCATCCGCCAGGTCGACGACGTGAGCTTCGCCGTCAGGGAGGGAGAGATTCTCGGCGTCGCCGGCGTCGAGGGAAACGGACAGCGGGAGCTGATCGAAACGATAACCGGTATGCGGGGCGCCGAACGCGGAGTCGTGGCGCTGTTCGGCGACGACATCACGGAGCTGAGTCGGCGGGAGCGCATCGAGTCCGGGATCGCGTACGTTCCCGGAGACCGGACGCGGGAGGGGCTCGTCCAGGAGTACAGCCTCGTCAAGAACGCGCTGCTCGGCAACCAGACCGTCGAACCGTTCGCGGACGGCGCCTTCCTCGACTGGCGGGCGATCACCGACCACGCGGACGCCATCGTCGAGGAGTACGACGTCCGGCCGGCCGACGCGGACGCCACGGCTGAGTCGCTGTCCGGCGGCAACCAACAGAAGTTCGTCGTGGGTCGCGAGCTCGAACGGAACCCGTCGCTGCTCGTCGCGGCGCATCCGACTCGCGGCGTCGACATCGGGTCGATCGAGTTCATTCACGAGCGGCTCCGCGAGATGCGCGACGAGGGCGTCGCCGTGGTTCTGGTCTCCTCGAAGCTCGACGAAGTCAAACGGCTCTCCGACCGGACGGCAGTCATGTACGAGGGGGAGTTCGTCGACGTGGTCGACCCCGGCGACGTGACCGAGGAGGAGCTCGGACTGATGATGGCCGGACAGTCGCTCGACGACCCTGACACGGTCGCGCTCGACGCGGGGGGTGACGCGTGAGCGACGCCGGCGCTTCGCACGTCCGAGCCGCGCTCGACCGGATCGTCGACCGGATGCTCCGGGCGTCCGTGCTGGAGCGGATCGTCATCGCGATCGTCTCGACGACCCTTGCGCTCGTCATCGGCGCGGGCATCGTGGCCCTGTCGGGCTACGACGCCGTCGAGTTCGTCTACTCGCTCGTGTACGGGGCGGTCGGCGAGCTCTCGAACGTCGCCTTCACACTCCGGCAGTCGACGATGCTCATCTTGGCGGGCGTCGCCGTCGCCGTCGCGTTCCGCGCCGGCGTGTTGAACATCGGCGTTCAGGGGCAGTTCGTGGTCGGCGGATTCGCCGCCACCCTCGCGATCCTGTTTCTGACGCCGCTGCTCCCCGCGAACACCGTCGTCGGCGTCGTCCTGATGGTCGTCGCCGGCGGAGCAGCCGTCGCCGCCGGCGGGGCGTACGGCGCGCTGCCCGGACTGATGAAGGCGTACGCCGGCGCGAACGAGGTCATCACGACGATCATGTTGAACTTCATCGCCTCCGGCGTCGTCTACTTCCTGTTGGACGCGTATCTGCGTCCGCCGGGGGCGGCGGCGCCGAACACGGAGTCGTTCCCCGACTACGTCGACCTCCCGGGGTTCGCCTTCGGGAGCCCGTCGTTTTCGGTCATCGGGTTCGGGATCGCACTGGTGACCGTCGCCGTCGTGTACGTGTACATGACACAGACGGGGTCTGGCTACGACCTCGTCACCAGCGGCTATCAGGAGCCCGCCGCGAAGTACTCCGGCGTCGATCCGAACCGAATGATCGTCCGGACGATGACGCTCTCCGGGATGATCGCCGGGCTCGCCGGGGCGCTGTTCGCCGTGATGATCCTCGGGTACTACAGCGACCCGAACACGTTCCCGACGTTCGGCTTCGACGCCATCGCCGTGAGCCTCTTGGCCGCGAACAATCCGCTCGGGGTGATCCCCGCCGGGCTCCTCTTCGGCGGGCTCGACGCGGGCGGACAGTACATCGGTTTCACGCTCGACGTCCCCAGCGAGCTGGTCGACGGCGTGATCGGGCTGATCGTCCTGTTCGTCGCGGCGCCGGAGCTGTTCCGCGCCGCCGGTCGGTACACGGGCCTCGGAGGTGACGCCAGATGAGCGCCGTCCGGGACGCGATCGGCGGCCGCTCGGCGTTCGTCGGCAGCCTCGCGCTGCTCGCGGCCGCTCTGCTCGTGTTCCTCGTCGCCGACGTCCCTGGCTCCGACCTCGTGACGGTCGGCGCGATGGAACGGGCGCTTCAGGCCGCGACGCCGATCGCGCTGGCCGCCATCGGCGGGCTCTACGCCGAGAAGAGCGGCGTGTTCAACATCGGGCTGGAAGGGTTCATGATCTTCGGCGCGCTGTTCGGAGCCGTCACGGCTTGGACCGCGTCCGGCGGCGACGGCGTCGGGCAAGCGGACCTCTGGTTCGGCGTGTTGGTCGCGACTCTCGTCTGCGGCCTGCTGGCGGCGCTGTTCGCGGTCCTCCTGATCCGCTACGAGGCCGATCAGATTGTCGCTGGGCTCGCGGTGTGGTTCATCGGACTGGGCTTCGGTCCGTTCATCTCTACGGTCGTCTGGGGCGGCGTTTCGAGCCCGTCGCTCCCGAACATCGACAACGTGGTCGTCCCCGTTCTCTCCGAGGTGCCGATCGCGGGGCGGCTGTTCTTCGACGCGTCGCCGCTGGTCATGTTCACGGTCCTCCTCGCGGTCGGCGCGTGGGTCGTGCTGTTCCGGACCCGATACGGCTATTGGGTACAGGCGGCCGGGGAGAACCCGGAAGCGCTCGACACGGCCGGGGTCGACGTGAACCGCGTCCGCTACGCGACGCTCGTCTTCTCGGGCCTCATGGCCGGGCTCGGCGGTGCGGTGCTGTCGATCGGCATCGGGAGCGGGTTCACCGGAACCGGCGTGACGATGGTCGACGGTCGCGGCTGGATCGCGATCGTCGCGTACCTCTTCGGCAACTACAATCCGCTCGGTACGTACGGAGCGTCCCTGCTGTTCGGTGCGATGGACATGCTCCAGATCCAGCTTCAGACCGTCGGCATCTCGCTTCCCGGGAGCATCACGGGGCTGTTCCCGTACGTCGCCGTCCTCGTCGTCCTCGTCGTGGTCGGGTACACGCGGGTCCCGGCGGCCGTCGGCGAGCCGTACGCGAAGGAGGACTGACCGACGGGGTAGCGCTCTCGGCCCGTTCGGGCACTTCTTTACCCGCCCTGTCGAAAGCCGGCGTCATGAGCGGAACCGATCCCGATCTCCGGGACCAACTGAAGTCGTTCGGGTTCTCCGACAAGGAGATCGACACGTACACCACTATCCTGACCCTCGGCGAGGCGAAAGCGAGCGCGATCGCCGAGGGGGCCGACGTCTCCAAGCGGTACGTCTACAACGTGTTGGGGGAGTTCGAAGACCGCGGGCTCGTCGAGATACACGACCACGAGACGCCGACGACCGTCCGGGCGCTGGACCCGTCGACCGTCGTCGACCGACTCTCCGACACGCTCTCGACGCTCGAAGGGAACCTCGACGCGCTCTACGAGCCCGACCCGGAGGTCGACCGGCGCTACGAGGTTATCAAATCGACGGCGACTGTCCGAAAGCGTATCTCGCGGCTGCTCCGGGAAGCGGAAAACGAGGTGAGCCTCTCGGTCCACGCGTCCATCGTGTCGGACCTCGCCGCCGACCTCAGGTCCGCGGTCGACCGCGGCGTACTCACTCTCGTACTGGTCAACGACGACGGGACCGACGCGGTCGAGAGAGACCGCTTCGAGGGGCTGGGCAGCGCGGTGCGCGTCTGGGACCACACGGGGCCGATGATCCTCAGCGTCGACCGAACCCACGGCCTGTTCTCCCCGCCCGAGGTGGTCGTCGGGCCCCCTACCGACCAGCAGGCCATCGGCTTCACCGAGGACCGGCTCTCGCCGGCGCTGGTCGGGTCCTTTCTCGGGAACTACTGGCCCCTCGCGACCGAGGTCTACGTCGACGGGCCGAGCGAGCCTCCGGAGACGTACGATAGATTCAGACACGCGGTGTTGGACGCGACGCTCCACCGCCGCCGCGACCGCGAACTGATCGCGGAGGTGTCCGTTCGTCCCGCTCGGTCCTCCGAGCCGTTCGAGACCCGGCGCGGACGGGTGACCACGGTGCGGCAAGGGCTCGTCGAACCGACGACGAATAACATCCCCATCGAGAACGCGTTGGTGCTCGACGACGGAAGCGAGGAGTTCACCGTCGGCGGGCCGGGCGCGATCATGGAGACGTACGAGGCCAGGCGAGTCACCCTCGAGACCCCCGAGACGGCCGATCAGTCCGTCTCCGAACTGCTCGACTCCTCCTCGAAGGTGTAGTCGAAGCCGGACCTGCCCCGCGAACCGGCCGCTCGACCGCCAATAGCCGTGATCTCCCGCTCACGCGTACGATTCCGGCGGAGGTGCCTCACACCAAATTATATATCGCGGTATGTGGTTTATGAGTTTCACACTGAACGCGTGTCGACCGACCGAGGCCGACGGAATACGAGACGATCTGCCGTCAGACCTCTCAAACCAGGAGCCGGTACACGTTCGTCTCGTAGACCTCTCGCACCTGGTCTCCCCAGTTGTGCGTGTACGTGTCGATCACGTCGTCGGCGACGTCGCCGCGCAGGTACTTCACCACGCCGCGGTCGCCGGTCCTGTCGCGGAGGTGCGTCGTGAAGAAGTGCCGGAAGTAGTGGGGCGTGACGTTCTCGTCCGCACCACCGCCGGTCCGGTACCACCCCTCTTCGCGGGCGTACCGTTCGACGACGTGTCTGACCGCCTCCGGTCGGATCCGCTCGCCCCACCCTTCCGCAGTCCCGACGAACAACGGCTCCGCGGGCGACGGCGAATCCGGCCGAACGGCGAGCCACGCCTTCAGCGTCCGGCGCAGCTCGTCGTCGACCGGGATCACCGTCCCGCGCTTGCGCTTGTTCGCGGCCGTCCGCACCTCGCCGTTCAGCTCCTCGCCGACGGTCGCCTCGGCGGTCACGAATATCGAGTCCGGCCGCTCGGACAGCGCCGGCCGGCCCCCGAGCGAGTACGCCGCTTCGAGGTCC is a window encoding:
- a CDS encoding 50S ribosomal protein L31e, encoding MSTNDFEERVVTVPLRDAKEKPVQQRADYAMKITRQHLAKHFSVDEGDVIIDGSVNEAVWENGRQNPPSTVRVRAARFVEDGEPVVEAEHAE
- a CDS encoding translation initiation factor IF-6 gives rise to the protein MLRATFTGSSYVGVFARAVGDILLVRPDVDEELAEDLGAELGAEPLPTTVGRSNTVGALATGNEHGVLVSSRATEREKDRIADAAGAPVRELPGEINAAGNVVLANDYGAYVHPDLSREAIQTIKEALDVPVTRGDLGDVRTVGTAAVANNTGVLCHPQSTESELQAVEEALDVRADLGTVNYGAPLVGSGLVATDEGYVVGEDTTGPELGRIEETLGFID
- a CDS encoding ABC transporter ATP-binding protein — its product is MPAIECRNLSKYYGDVRGIEDVSFAVEDGEVFGFLGPNGAGKTTAIRTLLGFLSPTSGGATLLGRDATDQVESRRARERIGYLPGDPGLDRDRTAKAFLDHQAALRGESSRDELVDRFGLDESRRIADLSRGNRQKVALVAAFMHDPDLLLLDEPTSGLDPLLQEEFAALVRERVDDGASVLLSSHVLGEVAALCDRVGVLREGHLVAVESVSDLRSRGGKQVRVRVAEEVDRADFEVRGILNLRVGETVSFTWTGEYDALIDLLSGYTVLDLDVVDAPLEEAFMTFYDGDVPGPTGSGSGGTSGPDAAGSGAADSGGEGR
- a CDS encoding ABC transporter permease subunit, translating into MSERRTPWLAIARYAAAGRARGSLVVTGLLSAFLLLFLAFFPSLSTAGIDLDAYVEAFPPAFQEAFGIIAISSIEGFLAVEFYQFAWLLLVGLYLAYLAGGTIAGDVASGRMDLTLSAPVARRDVVIGRFLGLVPLVVLLNVVLPVVAYVGVLAVGETIAVERLVAVHALAVPYHLTCVAVGIAVSTLVSRPGIAQRVALGALFALFMFESVVASTDYAEAGDLSPTAHYDPSAVLVLGEYDLTGAAVLLAATTVLVALAVVRFRRADLSG
- the rpl18a gene encoding 50S ribosomal protein L18Ae; amino-acid sequence: MSTYTVSGRFQSRDGDQPFTKDVEAENEDLARERIYTTVGSQHNRKRTQIDIEEVSEE
- the pfdA gene encoding prefoldin subunit alpha, producing the protein MGGGQQQLQQLSQELQELDEEIEALEAEIADYREEKADIDDAVEAIETLDTGATVQVPLGGGAYLRAEVQDIDEVIVSLGGNYSAEQEQDDAIDVLRRKQEALDDRIAETEEEVEELESESDELEQQAQQMQQQMQQQQMQQMQQAEEDDGE
- the ftsY gene encoding signal recognition particle-docking protein FtsY yields the protein MFDGLKDKLSGFREDVEESTEVEEEAAPDDEAAAESDAGDSAAEAVGDDAAAAETASDEPTADGDSSSDDDEPSTFQRAKAFATGRIIIEEEDLEEPLWNLEMALLESDVEMSVAEQILDSVRESMLGESRKQVETTGELVESALHDALLDVIAVGQFDFEQRIAEADKPVTIVFTGVNGVGKTTSIAKLSEWLADRGYSTVLANGDTYRAGANEQIREHADRLGRDLISHDQGGDPAAVIYDGVEYAEANDIDVVLGDTAGRLHTSDDLMAQLEKIDRVVDPDMTLFVDEAVAGQDAVNRAKEFDDAAAIDGAILTKADADSSGGAAISVAYVTGKPILFLGTGQGYDDITLFDPEDLVESLLDEE
- a CDS encoding BMP family lipoprotein → MTDSDNHGDGSTHSLETTASDRGSQRRDILKVGAGAVGIAGLAGCLTDDGSNGSDGSDGSDGSDGSDGSDGSDGSDGGSDTTNVAIVSSPAGFGDQAFNDLALDGLQNAAEEYDIEIQQVEETNQSNYQTVQSQLAESGDPDYDLIVLVSYNHTQALQTNAEEYPDQNWMLINASVDQPNVAGYTWANHEMSFQAGVLAGTMTTRELSHEGNSLDPDESVVGFVGGVDGSLINAFERAYRAGVEWIDEEIEVNVGYIGNYTDTQTANNIATSQYDAGADIVYHAAAAAGQGVFQAAQEADRFAIGVDADQSVTLPDYQDVIMASAVKYINEGTYEVAEAVVEDDWSSVQGSNVLGLESGGVEVVFGQAIGDSLPDVAAENLEESRQAIIDGEVTVPCSAGGC
- a CDS encoding ABC transporter ATP-binding protein; this encodes MPESTDNAPAVELTDITKRFGDVVANDGVDFSLRRGSVHAVVGENGAGKTTLMKVLYGLYDPDEGTVTVDGEPRTFESPRDAIDAGVGMIHQHFQLVDTMTVLQNIVLGHEPSKNGLVDDREARERVREICDAYGFSVDEHLDADVEDLGLGVQQHVEIVKSLYRGAETLIFDEPTAVLTPQEVEGLFDVMDALTDDGRSLVFITHKLDEAMTAADEITVLRDGSAVGTVDADETSRNELARMMVGREVLFDAEPRERSPGDVALSVDGVCADDERGIRQVDDVSFAVREGEILGVAGVEGNGQRELIETITGMRGAERGVVALFGDDITELSRRERIESGIAYVPGDRTREGLVQEYSLVKNALLGNQTVEPFADGAFLDWRAITDHADAIVEEYDVRPADADATAESLSGGNQQKFVVGRELERNPSLLVAAHPTRGVDIGSIEFIHERLREMRDEGVAVVLVSSKLDEVKRLSDRTAVMYEGEFVDVVDPGDVTEEELGLMMAGQSLDDPDTVALDAGGDA
- a CDS encoding ABC transporter permease, encoding MSDAGASHVRAALDRIVDRMLRASVLERIVIAIVSTTLALVIGAGIVALSGYDAVEFVYSLVYGAVGELSNVAFTLRQSTMLILAGVAVAVAFRAGVLNIGVQGQFVVGGFAATLAILFLTPLLPANTVVGVVLMVVAGGAAVAAGGAYGALPGLMKAYAGANEVITTIMLNFIASGVVYFLLDAYLRPPGAAAPNTESFPDYVDLPGFAFGSPSFSVIGFGIALVTVAVVYVYMTQTGSGYDLVTSGYQEPAAKYSGVDPNRMIVRTMTLSGMIAGLAGALFAVMILGYYSDPNTFPTFGFDAIAVSLLAANNPLGVIPAGLLFGGLDAGGQYIGFTLDVPSELVDGVIGLIVLFVAAPELFRAAGRYTGLGGDAR
- a CDS encoding ABC transporter permease, with translation MSAVRDAIGGRSAFVGSLALLAAALLVFLVADVPGSDLVTVGAMERALQAATPIALAAIGGLYAEKSGVFNIGLEGFMIFGALFGAVTAWTASGGDGVGQADLWFGVLVATLVCGLLAALFAVLLIRYEADQIVAGLAVWFIGLGFGPFISTVVWGGVSSPSLPNIDNVVVPVLSEVPIAGRLFFDASPLVMFTVLLAVGAWVVLFRTRYGYWVQAAGENPEALDTAGVDVNRVRYATLVFSGLMAGLGGAVLSIGIGSGFTGTGVTMVDGRGWIAIVAYLFGNYNPLGTYGASLLFGAMDMLQIQLQTVGISLPGSITGLFPYVAVLVVLVVVGYTRVPAAVGEPYAKED